From Synchiropus splendidus isolate RoL2022-P1 chromosome 10, RoL_Sspl_1.0, whole genome shotgun sequence, the proteins below share one genomic window:
- the LOC128765631 gene encoding LIM domain only protein 7-like: MATKQNVKFILRDCVLLHPAIGKTIFQVYSLIINLLLASNIARFSLLFWTWHALISLLSSLFHLLCSTLVQAHTPPQPPNIAPLLLPPPLVFAPVDPTSGPRLVKCEKRPLLGRQDPREPPDPIDYDSIIPDLENDDMFTRRTLAFQSNENLVLMKIPVRRRLYSSEPQLNIITQRRAEAEEEEFPDIEEDDVVYRKEKTLQAQQQRPLSGAPDNYYPMPIPEPWALPDDLKARLLCPPCPLPLKSTANKENHVEDHPKTDDMLMRKLGAQTVNQTAPSVPTSCCEGDLQKWREIREASQIRYKKKLLVERLAALKMLN; the protein is encoded by the coding sequence ATGGCCACCAAACAAAACGTGAAATTCATCTTAAGGGATTGTGTATTGTTACACCCTGCTATCGGCAAAACAATATTTCAAGTTTACAGCTTGATTATTAATCTCCTTCTTGCATCAAATATTGCCAGATTTTCCCTTCTGTTCTGGACCTGGCATGCACTCATCAGCCTTCTGTCCTCTCTCTTCCACCTGCTCTGCAGTACTCTCGTACAAGCACACACTCCCCCACAGCCCCCCAACATAGCCCCTCTGTTATTGCCGCCGCCTCTGGTGTTCGCCCCTGTGGACCCCACCTCTGGTCCCAGGCTGGTCAAATGTGAGAAGCGGCCCCTGCTCGGGCGCCAAGatcccagagagcctccggatCCCATTGATTACGATAGCATCATCCCGGACCTGGAGAACGACGACATGTTTACGAGACGAACCCTGGCTTTCCAGTCCAACGAGAACCTGGTTCTGATGAAGATCCCTGTCAGACGACGTCTCTACTCGTCCGAGCCGCAGCTTAACATCATCACTCAGCGTCGagctgaggcagaggaggaagagttccCTGATATCGAGGAGGATGACGTCGTGTATCGTAAAGAGAAAACCCTGCAGGCTCAACAGCAGCGCCCTCTATCTGGCGCGCCTGACAACTACTACCCCATGCCCATCCCGGAACCCTGGGCGCTGCCCGACGACCTGAAAGCTCGACTACTGTGTCCACCGTGCCCACTGCCCCTTAAATCCACtgcaaacaaggagaaccatgTTGAGGACCATCCGAAGACGGATGACATGCTGATGCGCAAGCTTGGAGCTCAGACGGTCAATCAAACGGCGCCCTCTGTGCCAACTTCCTGTTGTGAGGGTGACCTGCAGAAGTGGCGGGAGATCCGAGAAGCGAGCCAGATCAGATACAAGAAGAAGCTTTTGGTGGAAAGACTTGCCGCTTTAAAGATGCTGAACTGA